In Festucalex cinctus isolate MCC-2025b chromosome 1, RoL_Fcin_1.0, whole genome shotgun sequence, the sequence TGTGTACTGCATTTCCCAGAAAATAATATCTCCATTGGTGACGCACGGCAACATTTGATCAACTTTTAATGGATGCACTTCACATTAAGCTTCCTTAAAGGCCAACCCAAGAGTTGGAGGTGGGGAGTGAGTCATAATGGGGCGGGGGAAAGTAGGTGGTGGGTGTGGTCCTGGGCGGCCAAACATTCCTTGTAAATGCCTGTTTGGGTGGATGGGGTTGTCTTGAAAACTTCTCAGGTTGTCTTGGAAAAAATTGCCGCTTTCACTTTTGAAGACGTCGCTTTTCTCGCAGAGAATGTGATCATTGATAAGGCCGGGATCTTGGCTGAAGTGAATATGCGTGCCACTTTTTCTCCTCAAGGTGGACTCTCGGCTGGAAGATGCGGCCGACTGGCTGTCAGAGCTGCCATCGCTACTAGCAGCAGTCCCTTCCACGGGGGTGACTCGAATGGTCGTGATAGCCTGAGGGTGGTGATGGAAAGGAGGCGCAAATACGGCACTGGGAGTGAGAGGTTTGCTTGCGTTGGGATCCTGAAAATTAGACTGCGACTGATATACTAATTGCGGGTGACTGCTGTGTACACCTTCTGCAACAACTTTGCTTTCCATTTTGGTCCCTGTTGAGCTCTGCCGGCCATCCTGTGACCCGCCATCCTGCATGGAATCGCAGGTGTCCGCATTTCTGTGGAAATCGTTGACGTTAAAAGCCGGCTGTCGAAGCGATGGACGTTTCTCTGCTGGATTCCAACGCCAAGAGCCGCTTCCATCGGTGCTTGGGGGTTTCACCACAGGCTTGTTCGACTCTGGGTGGGCTTCAACACGAATTATACTGCCGCTTCGTTCCAAACCGTGGCCTTGAAATGAAAGAGAAATAACAACAAATATCATTACAGACTTTAAATCATCATTTGTCTGCCCACAACTGACATAAAGGTTGCAATATCATTTTTGACAACTCTTTGCGATAAAGTCTGTACGTGAATATCTTCACTGCATCCAAATCACACAGGGTTGCGAAAGCTACAACAAGACAACTTGGACGGGCAAGGAAAAAATGTTCAGGCTACGAGTCCAATTCCAAACTAGTCTGTAGGGTGTGGTCATGGTTAAATAGTTTGTTGAAAATTCACTTTTGTTCATTACATAAAAAAGCAGGGATTGTGCtcttaattaatgaattaattagtcATGCATTGATTACTAATTCATGCTACAAGATGGTGCACTGTGCGAGACCAAACATAGCATCCCCCCTGCAGCTGACAACAGAGGATATAAACCTGAAAGCGGTGACCAGAGTGTTACCTGGAACCGAGGCAAAAAGGAGGCCTTTGTTCCGACCACCAGCATTTTGGCAGGACAGTGAGGCTCTCTGTTCCTCCATCTATCTTTGAGGCTTTGGGAACTTGCAAAGCCAGCACTCATTAACAGCTTCTGGCAAACAGGGTGAGCTGATTTTTGTCAAAGACTTGCTGTCAGGAGACAGTTATGTGTGTCACTCGGGCATGGAACTGTCCATGTTTCATGAAGGAGTAGGACCAGAAAAGTAGAATAGCGTAAGGGTGGTTTTACATTTGCTTGACCAACAACATGCATCCTCGCTCTAACCTTGTCTCTTTTCTTGACATTTGAAACTTGTCCAGCATAGAGTTGCTAACTTACTACTAATTCAAACTAATATGTGCCAATTTAACACAcacataaaacttttttttttaattctcaaatTATGTAATCAAATACAGACAGTTAGTGCTCATCCACAACTTCCCAGCCTTCAAAATCTGGTCaaacagggatgggcaactgaaATGATGGAaggggccacaatttttcatcagcgcTGCTGGGGGGCCATATAGGACCAGATACTTCCTAACaagataaatgacaaaaaatgccATTTAAATTATGGGTAAAATATATGTCGACCCGTGAAGAAcgcccattgaaatgcattaggaaaatttgacttttttttttttttttttgaaaacacaaaaaaaaaattcaagaacCGCTGAAAAACCCATAAGCATTTTCCCCAtctttccatttaaaaaaaaaagtaaaaaaaataaaaataacctaacaaaaaaaatacacactattttccatttatatattgaaaaaaaatatggaggggggaaaaaaaatcacaaatacttGAATttcaatgatatatatatatatatatatatatatatatttttttttttttttaaatcatcaataATTTCCCAAGATGATCCTGTGAGATAGCGTAAGGAGGAGTACCGGTAATACTGGTCCAGGCATTCTTAGGAagtaattatttattgatttttatatTGTACATTGTCAGAGAAAAATATGAAATCTTGCCACACAACAGatattaattataaaaaattAAGGACTCCAGACAGTTTCCCAATCATTTTAAAGACGATCTGTAACAAACTCCAAGATACTGCATGTCTGTTTTGGTCTATACAAGAATTTTTGTGTAAAATTAAAGTAGAAAAAGCCATAAGAAAAGCCAACATTGTAATGAGACAGGGGAATAGCTGGGTTGATCTTTGTCAGCCAGGGAGCCTACTAACCAGCCAAGAGGAATTCTTGAAATGATAAGGAGGCTCTACTTGTTGTTCAGTTGGGTCTGTTATCTTTATCTCTTTAAGTGGTCTCTCAAATGTCTTAATTTCCAAGATGAGAAATATGAAAATTAAGCTACACTACATACAATGAGTGTAGGTGAATGTTGAATGTctttttgtgacacttttgCACGTAACCACATCTGTACTACTATATTCTTATGGCATGATGGAATAAAAATGGCAGCACCTCTGGACCTAATTGTAATTTGGGAGTAAGGATGAGTGTGGTCGATGTTAGTTCAGTTTAGGTCCGGCttaactttttatttgaatttgcaGTAATGAATCAAATAAAGACACGGTGTGATATGAGTCTTTGAGTAGTCCGTACCATCCATTACACCAGTAGTGGAGGCTGGCGGTGATGGGTCCTGGTCCATCAAGGTTCTATACCGGATAGATCCAGTGCAGCTGACAGTGCTGCCACCGTCCTCTGATCGAGAGTTGAGCAAACCCTGTTGTTTTGAGAAAGAAATGACCTAGAAAGACAGATTAGAGTGAAAAATGACTTTGTGTTAGCTACGGTGgatatttaatatccactgAGCACAAATACACGCTTACAAACAAGATTCATGGCGTTTCAATGTTGACTTGCTTCCAAGTGTCAGAAAATGATTAACAGTGGACCCCCGCGATAGGGACTGCCTGTGAATAGTGAGGATCTGTGTATAATAGACGCCcgtttaaaacatccatccatccattttcttgaccgcttattcctcacaagggtcatggcgggtgctggagcctatctcagctggctttgggcagtaggcggagtacaccctgaactgggtgccagccaatcgcaggggacacagaaacgaacaaccatccacactcacaagcacacctaaggacaattcggagcgcccaatcaacctgccatgcacgtctttggaatgtgggaggagactggagtacccggagaagacccacgtgggcacggggagaacatgcaaactccacccaggaaggccgaagcctggacttgaaccggagtcctaagaactgggagacggacgtgctaaccactagtccaCTGTGACGCCCCCATTTAAAacaattgaggaaaaaaaataaactctgaaaaattatttaaaaaaaataaattccacaATATGAGTAATAAAGAAAGGGTCAAGTCCTGTTTCTCTACAGGAATAAAAATATCAACATCAACCACCTGCATGAGTCGAGGCTGACCACCCGCACTGAGGGGTCTGCAGGGGAGGGTGGTCTTCTCCGCAACTCTCATCCATTTCTGTTTAGCCGTCCCGACCACATCAAAGGCGCAGTCTTCCGATTCACTCTCCTGATCCTTGGTGGTATAATTTTCCTCCTCAGGAATGTGAACGAGCTGGGAAGATCCAGGACGCGACTGAATGACCATTCTTGGTCCACCGGCAAAACCAGTTCCTCCATTCTGGGTCAGGGGATTTTTATTGGCAATCGGAACACAGCTTGCAGCTATTTTTATATATGAGGCTGGGATGTGGGCTCCAGCTTCCTGGCCGGTGGCTGAAGGAAGGTGACTTCCACTGTGGACCTCTGTATCCAAACTTATGGCAGACGATTCAGAGGGGTAGTGGAGCTGCACATCTCTTTGAGGAGATAAGGACGCTGGTTTAATGCCATCCATCACCTGCAGGGACAGTTTCCtcttgtcatttttattcttcCACTGGCTGAGGAGTTGCTTGGATCGGGTTGAATCCATTGAGGTGTGGATAGACGCATGACGTCGAGGAATGCGACACCCCTCCGATGATGAGCCACCATGGGACCTGGAGGAAGAAGCAAAACCTTGCATATGTACAGCAAATATAAGCAGTATGGATATTCAGTGGATGGCTATACATATATAAGTAGATGATTATCAGTAATTAAACTTAAAATTAAACTTAGTAAAACAGGATTTGTGGTTACCTTGGCAATGTGCTGCTGCTGAAGTTTTTATCACAATTCCCCATTGGACTGGGGGGAACGATCATCTCCAAATCGGCATTGGTGATCTTTATATTGGCTTGAGAAGGCTCCCGGTAGGAAGCGCTTCGTGTGAGAATTCGTTCTGTCTGGCCAGGGGACAAAGCGTGGGAAGTGGTCCTGATTTTGATTGGCTCTGGTTGGCTGGCTGTCAACATGTGGTGGCCCACTAGATCACAAAGTAAAGAGATATAACTGCTGGAGCTAAGATTAAAACTACAccgtgcaggaaaaaaaacgagaactggtaatatgacattttaattgtaattgagTTTAGTTCCTGCTTTGAAATGGTCAAGTTAGATCAACTGAAGTGTGCTGTTTGTTAATGATTGGGATGATGTGCGTTATCTATCGGTATCAAATACACCTTTCCATACCTTGGTGGCTGTTGCTGACTTCTGATTGGCAGACGCTGTGAAAAGACGAGGGGGGAGGCTTCCTTAGTGTGAAGGGCAATGTTTGCCTTTTTGACTTATCTTCGCCTGGTCGGAAACTTCCCACTGCAAAAATTccctgaatacaaatatacactGTCAATCTAATGACATGtgagaaaaacaaatacattaggCTATTGTGAATACATTGTGGCATTGTGCTCAGCAAGTTTTTGGAACGTTTTTCCAGGCATCAAATTCAAAGTGAGAGAATAttggcaagaaaaaaacaaacaaaaaaaacaaaaaaacaattacattcatcagtttgaacattaaatatcttgtctttgtagtTTATTCAGTTGAATCAATGTTGAAAAGAATTTGGAAATAATTTAAAGGgccctgtctgccggtttcactctggaaaaggcactttttaaatacaggatttaaacaaacaaactagttctcaatttacagatcagggcttgtcttcatttctggtggtgattttgtcctaaacctccACCCCCTCCACCTCCCCCAGCCAAACCGGCAGACAGGGCCTTTAATTCTGTTTTTATATGCATTTTAGATAATATTCCAACCTCACTCGAATTTGGTTTGTTTACAACATACAATTTTGGGGGTCTCcagaaaagtgatgattttggaggtatGAGGAGCCGACCTGACGGCAGCAATATTGAGGCTTCCCTTTATTATTTTAACTTGAGTAATGCAGGTTTAAAGGTAGTCATAGAGCTCCCTTTGCGGTTGCCCGGTATATTGTTTTGGTGACCTTAGAAATAACAGAAATCCAAGATGGCGGTAAGCATGTGCTACACTGTTGAATCCTATTAAGTTAAAATTGGGTGGAAtttgttctccgcatttgacccatcccaTGGGGCAGCAGTGGCCGCATTTGGGAATCAAAtcccccaattccaacccttaatgCCGAGTGTAAAGCAGATGGGAAAATGAatcccatttttatagtctaTGGGATGACCCAgctgggggattgaacccatgacctcccagtctcaggttGGACACTCTCGccctagaccactgagctggtattATGTTGTTGATGGGGCAGGAATTGTCCTATACATGTGTTCAGTACGTGACAACAAAATGGCTGATATATTTTATTGGAAATATGAGATTGTTGAACATTTGATGTAGCTTGCCATTAGTATTAGTCAGTGTGTTAAGTATAGCTAGCTAACCATGTTTGCTATTATTGACTCTTttctgtggtgtgtcaaatttacaagacaTTTATTTAGACTTTTCAGTTCTTTAAGCACTTTTGTCTGTTTCtataaaaagtttttaaattagCTCAGATGTCTTGTGTATGTGGTGTTGACAATAGTCTTGTGTGTTGGATACTCACACATGACTAAATTTGTAGAGACCCCAACAAGTCCAAGTTACATTAAGCAGCCTCTCTTGCATCTACTTTCAGAGTTCAACACCCATCCATTTTGTTCTGTGAGCAGTACAgtcaaacaaatgaaaacaattattTGTTGACTGCATACCAAGTAGGTAGCAACAGCTATCCCGAGGATCCATCCACAGTAGACATCAACAGGGTGGTTTCGAAACTGTATGATCCTGGTTAATCCAGCGAGGATGGCCAACATGATGAAAGAAAACACCAAGAGAGGCTTCAGCAGCTTTGTGGAGTCTGTCAGCACTGTGTTTAAATACATCTGAAACACAATTCAATACATATTAGATAATTCAATCGTGTATCATGCTTTGACATCCATTTAATTTatgaaaaacattatttaaaaaaaatactaaaggtAAGTGCCATTGAGACAGAGATATAATAAGTCACCTGGTATGATTTGTGCGTGTGTTTCTTTACATGCGTGTGTGGACTTACGGAGACATAGACAGCTGCAAAGCCAGCCAAAGAGGCATGCAGGGAGGGGAAAGACTTcctttaaaagaagaagaatgagttATTTGTGGCTTCACCCAGCAAAAAATATAGTAAGTGTTTGTGGTTTGAATAAGGTTGAAAATTATGTGAGAGACAATAGAAGCTCCCATGAAGACCGGCCGTTggtcatgtactgtatgtatgatCACGACCAGTTTTTTAAAGACATTATATGTttgtaaataattcaatatgtgtatgtgtgcggtGGGGGCACTGTCACCAAAATATTTGCAGTTGTGAATGACAGTATCGTTTGCACTTCACTTGTATTTCACTTAATTACTGTAGAATTACAGATGCCTTAGTTGAGTCCCACTTGTTTCATGACTCCACATTTTCACTGTGGCTCTTCCACACTTGACTTTTAAAGGACCAAATAAATCTACCTCAGTTCCAGTGAAGAGTGGTTCATATGGTAATATTCTATTCTGCAGTAGGTCAGCCATATGTTGTTGTACATCAGCAGCTTGTAGCTGCTAGCAGACAAAACACTTGGACAGTATTCTTCTAATTGCTGCATGTATGCTTGGGGATCCAGCATTTGGACACAACttggaaatgaaagaaaatagtTGCGCCTACTGTGGCCTACTTTGTGTTCCTCAAGAGGAATTTGCTCTGACACGCGACGATCTTTCAGTAAGAAGCCTGGAGGAAGTGGTGAATGATCTTTCTCAATCTGTAGCACCCATAAACCTCTGATCCTAAAATGACCCCTGTTGTGAACATCAGTGGGTCACGATGGTTGCTGATGGTTTGTTTCGTTTTGCCACGTggtgaaatgacaaaatgtccACTCCGCTAGTTTTAACTTTACAATGAAGATGATTTATTTACTCACAGTTTGTTTCAATTTTGTTccaatatatacaaaaaaaaacatgaatgaacATATTCCACCACAACCATGACCAAACTATTTGCCTTTCCTCACTAGCAACACCTGAGTCTCATCATCCCATTAAGTAGTCTTGTGGCAAATTGGTGCCACTGCTCCCCCAAGTGGTGGGAGGTTTAAATCAACAAGATAAGATCttaataaacaaaacagaaataacTCGTAcacctaaataaaataaataaataaataaataaaaagcaacacaaaaaaagaacaaaataaaaaaataaaaaataaaaataaaaataaaaaaacctcatacacctgaaatgCAATTCATTTGGAATCAGAGTTGGTGCCCCCTGCCTCAAAGGGAAGTAAATGCTGCTTTTGACATCTTCTTGCACACAATACATCGAAAACactgcacatacagtatacacttCATCCTTACCTTCCCGCAATGATGAGAATGGTGTCTTGTCCAGAACAAATATCATCCAGAATAAAAGCTTCATCACAAGTTGATACATTAATGTGAGTCAAATTGGGTTTGCACACATCCAGCCAGTAAGGCGTGTGTTGTCCAGTGGAGAGCTGAAAAATGTCAGTTATCAATGCTGTCACACACAGGCCGAAGATATGGACACCTGCAAAGAAAGAATTAGAAggattttatccatccatccatccatccatccatccatccatccatccatccatccatccatccatccatccatccatccatccatccatccatccttccttccttccttccttccatccattttcatagcCACTAATCCACACTCGGGTTGTGGGCGTGCTGGAGCCTGTCCAGCTGTCTtttggcagtaggcgggctacACACTGAACTGGTTTCTAGCCAATCGGggtacacaaagacaaacaaccattcacactcacattcacattgaCAATTTAGAATGTTCCatcaacctaccatgcatgtttttggaatgtgggaggaaaccagagtacccggaaaaaaaagaaaagaaaaaaaagccacacaggcatggggagactgcgattggttggcaaccagtcca encodes:
- the LOC144029626 gene encoding phospholipid phosphatase-related protein type 4-like; amino-acid sequence: MTTLKRLKLGKETKDSVTLLPCFYFVEIPILALSVISLYFLELTDIFQPVHSGYSCNDKSLSLPYIIPQKEVCPLPLLFSLAFAIPTATILIGEAILFCYLSRRSSTMQTEANISAAGCNFNSYIRRVVRFIGVHIFGLCVTALITDIFQLSTGQHTPYWLDVCKPNLTHINVSTCDEAFILDDICSGQDTILIIAGRKSFPSLHASLAGFAAVYVSMYLNTVLTDSTKLLKPLLVFSFIMLAILAGLTRIIQFRNHPVDVYCGWILGIAVATYLGIFAVGSFRPGEDKSKRQTLPFTLRKPPPSSFHSVCQSEVSNSHQVGHHMLTASQPEPIKIRTTSHALSPGQTERILTRSASYREPSQANIKITNADLEMIVPPSPMGNCDKNFSSSTLPRSHGGSSSEGCRIPRRHASIHTSMDSTRSKQLLSQWKNKNDKRKLSLQVMDGIKPASLSPQRDVQLHYPSESSAISLDTEVHSGSHLPSATGQEAGAHIPASYIKIAASCVPIANKNPLTQNGGTGFAGGPRMVIQSRPGSSQLVHIPEEENYTTKDQESESEDCAFDVVGTAKQKWMRVAEKTTLPCRPLSAGGQPRLMQVISFSKQQGLLNSRSEDGGSTVSCTGSIRYRTLMDQDPSPPASTTGVMDGHGLERSGSIIRVEAHPESNKPVVKPPSTDGSGSWRWNPAEKRPSLRQPAFNVNDFHRNADTCDSMQDGGSQDGRQSSTGTKMESKVVAEGVHSSHPQLVYQSQSNFQDPNASKPLTPSAVFAPPFHHHPQAITTIRVTPVEGTAASSDGSSDSQSAASSSRESTLRRKSGTHIHFSQDPGLINDHILCEKSDVFKSESGNFFQDNLRSFQDNPIHPNRHLQGMFGRPGPHPPPTFPRPIMTHSPPPTLGLAFKEA